The Desulfonatronum lacustre DSM 10312 region TCTATCCCGTTGGGAATTTCATCAATCAACCGTGAAGCCCGCCCCGAGTCCAGTTTGCTTTCTCGGGCTTTGCTGATACGAGACGGTTTGTTGTTGCTTTTTTTGCATTTATAGGGCGTTTTCCGGTTCAACGAGGCCTTTTTTGTTGCCACACCCTCCATTCATGCCTATATGCCATGGATAAACACTACATTGGACACCGAAAACGACTGAAAGATCGCCTTGCCAGGAGTTCCCAGGGCTTGGCGGACTATGAAGTCCTGGAGTTGCTGCTTGGTTACGCCTTGCCCCGGAGGGACACCAAGGAGCTGGCCAAGGCGTTGCTGGCCCGGTGCGGATCGCTGCGCGGACTGTTTCATGCCGCTCCAGAGGACTTGGCGGACGTTCAGGGGATGAGCCCCAGCGTGAACGTGTTGCTGAGCGTCTGGCGCGAGTTTTGGAGTCGGGTCCAGGAAGGCTTGATCCAGGACCGGGAAGTGTTCAGCCATCCCCGCATCGTGGCGGACTTCGCCATCGCCCGGCTTGGCCGGGAGCGGACCGAGCAGTTCTGGGTGGCCCTGGTGGACAACAAGAACCGGCTGGTTCACTGGCAACGGGTCAGCCAGGGTACCGTGGATCAGACTCCGGTCTATCCCCGGGAAATCCTGCGCTTGGTTCTGCAGCACCAGGCCAGTGGGCTGATCCTGGTTCACAATCATCCCGGCGGAGATCCGAAGCCTTCGGTCCAGGACCAGGAGTTGACCAAAAAGATGCAACGCGCGGCTCAGGAGATGGACATTCGCGTTTTAGACCATATAGTGGTCACGGACCACGACTATTTCAGCTTTCAAGCCCAGGGGCTGCTGTGAGCCGCTCGGCGAGGACGAACCGGTGAACATCTTGCATGCCCATGTACGTGGACGGGTCCAGGGGGTGTATTTTCGAGGCTGGACCCGGAGCCAAGCCCAGCGTTTGGAACTCAGCGGCTGGGTGCGCAATCTCCGGGACGGACGGGTGGAGGTTCTGGCCCGGGGCGATGAAGCGGCGTTGCGGGAGCTGGAGAAACTGCTCTGGCAAGGACCTTCCTTCAGCCGGGTGGACGACGTCGCGGTCTCGGCCGTCACGGAGGAAGAGCTAACCCCGGAGGGCTTTCATATCGCCCCGACGGTGTAACGAGCACGGCGGTCCGAAGATTGACTTGAAGATTGACGTGGTGATGGCCGTGGCTATGGCCGTGACGCTACGCTGGATTGATGTAACGATACGATTTTCATAAGGAGTATGTTGCGAATATGAGTACGAAAAACGAAAAACACCAATTGGACGTCGTCGGCGATTCCGAAGAGCAGGAAGCGCATGTGAAGCACGGGTCCGAAGTGGAGCCCGTTTCCGAATCCGAGGATCGAGACGGAGGCAGTGTGGGGCAGGAGATGCCCAAGCACGTTCCGCTATTGCCGGTGCGGGACGTGGTCGTTTTTAATTACATGATCCTGCCGCTGTTTGTGGGCCGGGAGCGATCCATCAACGCAGTGGACGCGGCCCTGAACAGCAACCGGCATATTTTGATTTCCACCCAGAAAGAGGAGAAGACCGACGACCCCGGGCCGGAGGAAGTTCACTCCGTGGGCACCCTGGCCACGATCATGCGCATGCTCAAGATGCCCGACGGTCGCTTGAAGGTGCTGGTTCAGGGCGTGACCCGGGCCCGGATCACCGGTTACGTGCAGAACGATCCGTTCCACATGGTGGAGATCGAGCCCATTGAGGAGGGTGAGGTCCGCGAGCCATCGCCGCAACTGGAGGCCATGGTCCGCACGGCCAGGGAGCAGAGCGAGAAGATTCTCTCCCTGCGCGGCATCGCCTCTCCGGACGTGTTGGCCGTGTTGAACAGCGTGGAGGAACCGGGCCGACTGGCGGACCTGATTGCCTCCAATCTGCGAATGAAGATCGAAGACGCCCAGGAAATCCTGGCCTGCGAGGACCCGGTTCAACGCCTGGCCCTGGTCAACAAGCAGTTGATCAAGGAGGCCGAGGTCGCGGAGATGCAGGCCAAGATCCAGAGCATGGCCAAGGAGGGCATGGACAAAGCCCAGCGGGAATTTTTCCTGCGCGAGCAGCTCAAGGCCATTCGCAAGGAGTTGGGCGACTCCGCGGAAGGGGAAGAGGATATTGAGGAACTGCGCACGGCCCTGAAAAAGGCCGGATTGCCCAAGGAGGTGCGCAAGGAGGCGGACAAGCAGCTCAAGCGGCTGGAGTCCATGCATCCGGAGTCCTCGGAAGCCACGGTGATCCGGACGTATCTGGACTGGCTCGTGGAATTGCCCTGGAAAAAGCTGTCCAAGGACCAGTTGATCATTCAAAAGGCCAAGACCGTCCTGGACGACGACCACTACGGCCTGGACAAGGTCAAGGACCGCATTTTGGAATACCTGAGCGTACGCAAGCTCAACCCGGACATGAAGGGGCCGATTTTGTGCTTTGTCGGCCCTCCCGGCGTGGGCAAGACCTCCCTGGGGCGATCCATCGCCAGTTCCCTGGGCCGTAAGTTCGTGCGGATGTCCCTGGGCGGCATTCGGGACGAGGCCGAAATCCGCGGCCACCGCCGGACCTACATCGGCTCCATGCCCGGACGGATCATCCAGAGCATCAAGCAGGCCGGGACCCGCAATCCGGTGATCATGCTGGACGAGGTGGACAAAGTGGGCACGGACTTTCGCGGCGACCCGTCATCGGCCTTGCTGGAAGTCCTGGACCCGGAGCAGAACTCCACCTTCAGCGACCACTACCTGAACGTACCGTTCGATTTGTCCAAGGTCATGTTCATCTGCACGGCCAACGTCCTGGACACCATCCCCTCGGCCCTGCTGGACCGGATGGAGGTGATCCGCATCCCCGGATACACCGAGGCCGAGAAGATCAAGATCGCCAGGCGCTACCTGCTTCCCAGGCAGATCAAGGAAAACGGCCTCAAACCCGAAGACGTGGTCATCTCCGACCAGATCCTCAGCAAGATGATCCGCGAATACACCCGGGAGGCCGGATTGCGGAACCTGGAGCGGGAGCTGGGCTCGGTCTGCCGCAAGCTGGCCCGCAAGGTGGCCGAGGGCGAATCCGGATCGTTCACGGTCACGGCCAGGATGCTGAACAAGCTCTTGGGAGTCGCCCGGTTTCTGGAGAATGAAAAGGACAAGGAACTCTATCCCGGCGTGGCCCTGGGCTTAGCCTGGACCCCGGTGGGCGGCGAGGTGCTGCACGTGGAGGTTTCCACCATGCCCGGAAAGGGCAAACTGATTCTGACCGGACAGCTGGGCGACGTGATGAAGGAAAGCGCCCAGGCCGCCCTGAGCATTGCCCGCAACCGGGCCGGAACCCTGGGATTGGAGCCGGATTTCGCTGAAAAGAACGACATCCATATCCATGTCCCGGCCGGGGCTACGCCCAAGGACGGCCCGTCCGCCGGCGTCACCCTGGTCACGGCCCTGTTCTCGGCCCTGACCAACACACCGGCCAGGAACGATCTGGCCATGACCGGAGAGATCACCCTGCGCGGGCGGGTGATGCCCGTGGGCGGGATCAAGGAAAAGATCCTCGCCGCCGTGGCCCACGGTCTGAAAGTCGTGCTGATTCCGGCTCAGAACAAGAAAGACCTGCAGGAAGTCCCCGCCGACCTGCTGCGCAAGATCAAGGTCCGGTACGTGGAGCACGTGGACGAAATCTGGCCCCTGGTCGTTTCGAAAGAGAAAACGTAGCCCGAAAAAACGGTGCTCCAAACATAAAAAAGGCCGCCTCTGGGCGGCCTTTTGACGTGGATGTTTGACCCCGCCGGACAATTTCGTCGACGGCAATCAATCCAGTTCGCTGGGTGATGCACGCTCCGCGAGGTTCTCGCGGCGGATCAGGCGTCGGCGTTCAAGGGGGAGGAACAGGTCGAAGCGCGTACCTTTATCAACGTTCGAGAAAACTTCAACCTTGCCTTGATGGCTGTCCACGATGCGCTTGAGAATGGCCAAGTCGATGCCGGCGCTGTGGGTTTTGGTGCTGAAAAAAGGTTGGAAGATCGAGGCGATATCCGCTTCCGGAATGCCGGGGCCGGTGTCCTGAACGCTGAACACGTACCACGGTTCACGGGTTGCTCCCGTAACCCGGATTTCTCCTCCGTCATGGAGCGCGTCCGCGGCGTTTTCCATGAGGATGGACAGGGTTCTGGAGATCAGGTTCTGGTCCATGAGCAGGTTAGCGGGTTCCACTTCGATCAGGCAGCGCACCCCGGAGGCCTCCAATTTTTCGGAAAAGATCGAGACGCCCATCTCCACCACCAGTTCCGCCGGCGCGGAAAAGAAGGCCGGTTTGGGCGGGTTGGTGAAGAAATCGATCTTGCGAACGATGTTTTCGATCTTCTTCAGGTTGTCCAGGATGCAGTGGTAGGAGGTGTCGTCTTCGTCCGTGGTCTTGCAGGAGGTATACATCTTGCGCAGATAGCCGCCGATGATCAGCAAGGGGTTGCGGATTTCATGGCCCACTCCGTTGGCCACCCGGAGCAGATCTTGGTAGCCGATCTCCTGAAGGAGCTTTTCCATTTGCTTTTCGTGGTCAATGTCCAGGATATGGGCCAGAAGCAGACGGCCCCGTGGATGCTCGTATCCACGCAAATGGAGCATGGCCATGAATCGGGTTCCGCTGCGGCGAAGCAGCATGGCCTGTTCGTCCACGGCCCCTTTTTCCTCGACCAGGTGCAACAGGTTCGGATACAGAATGTCCTGATCCTCGGGAGTGAAGAGCATGCTCAGCCGCTTGCCGGTCATGCTTTGCGCCCCGTGGCCGAACATGGTCTCCGTCCCGGGATTGGCGACGAGGATGACGCCGTCGGGTTCGCAGACGAATAGGGCCTGGGGCGAGGACGTCAGCAGGTCGCGCAGGAAGTGCGGACAGTCGATCCGGTCCGTGGGAAACCACGTCATGAAGCCTCCTGATGAGAAACAAGTCGAGAGAGGCATCCGCGAGATCCATCCCGTCCGGGATCAGTGGTGAGGATCAGATTGAGGGCGGATGCCGTATTGATCACACTAACAGGAAAACCGGCTGGTTCCAAGGGTGTTGCCCTGAAGAGACGATTGTTGCTATGTCATGAAACGGAGTATCTACTCAGCACATTTTGTGTCCGTTTTTGCTCCGGCAATCGGGGTCGGAATCGGTATCGGTATCGAAACAGGAAGAGTTGAGAACGCATCCCAGCTTTTTCGATCCCGATCCCGATTCCGATTCCGACCCCGGCAACAGAATTATTTTGTGCTGAGTAGTTACGAAACGGATTCGTAAAACCAAATCAAACTCATAATTGCAAGGAGGACGTCATGAAGGAAATACACGCGAAAGCGCGTGCGCTGATGAAGGGATACTGCCGGGTCTGTCCGGTGTGCGACGGCCGGGTGTGCGCGGGCGAGGTGCCGGGCATGGGCGGCCTGGGTACGGGATCGTCCTTTCAGGACAATATCCGGGCCCTGGCGGAAATTCATTTCAACATGCGTTGTCTGCACGACGTGGTCACGCCGGATTTGTCCGTTTCGCTGCTGGGCTTTGATTTGTCTCTGCCCGTCCTGGCCGCGCCCATCGGCGGGGTCTCCTTCAATATGGGCGGCGGGGTGCCGGAGGATGCGTATATCCTGGCCAAGCTGACGGCCTGCGTGGA contains the following coding sequences:
- a CDS encoding acylphosphatase — translated: MNILHAHVRGRVQGVYFRGWTRSQAQRLELSGWVRNLRDGRVEVLARGDEAALRELEKLLWQGPSFSRVDDVAVSAVTEEELTPEGFHIAPTV
- the lon gene encoding endopeptidase La; this translates as MSTKNEKHQLDVVGDSEEQEAHVKHGSEVEPVSESEDRDGGSVGQEMPKHVPLLPVRDVVVFNYMILPLFVGRERSINAVDAALNSNRHILISTQKEEKTDDPGPEEVHSVGTLATIMRMLKMPDGRLKVLVQGVTRARITGYVQNDPFHMVEIEPIEEGEVREPSPQLEAMVRTAREQSEKILSLRGIASPDVLAVLNSVEEPGRLADLIASNLRMKIEDAQEILACEDPVQRLALVNKQLIKEAEVAEMQAKIQSMAKEGMDKAQREFFLREQLKAIRKELGDSAEGEEDIEELRTALKKAGLPKEVRKEADKQLKRLESMHPESSEATVIRTYLDWLVELPWKKLSKDQLIIQKAKTVLDDDHYGLDKVKDRILEYLSVRKLNPDMKGPILCFVGPPGVGKTSLGRSIASSLGRKFVRMSLGGIRDEAEIRGHRRTYIGSMPGRIIQSIKQAGTRNPVIMLDEVDKVGTDFRGDPSSALLEVLDPEQNSTFSDHYLNVPFDLSKVMFICTANVLDTIPSALLDRMEVIRIPGYTEAEKIKIARRYLLPRQIKENGLKPEDVVISDQILSKMIREYTREAGLRNLERELGSVCRKLARKVAEGESGSFTVTARMLNKLLGVARFLENEKDKELYPGVALGLAWTPVGGEVLHVEVSTMPGKGKLILTGQLGDVMKESAQAALSIARNRAGTLGLEPDFAEKNDIHIHVPAGATPKDGPSAGVTLVTALFSALTNTPARNDLAMTGEITLRGRVMPVGGIKEKILAAVAHGLKVVLIPAQNKKDLQEVPADLLRKIKVRYVEHVDEIWPLVVSKEKT
- the radC gene encoding RadC family protein, translated to MDKHYIGHRKRLKDRLARSSQGLADYEVLELLLGYALPRRDTKELAKALLARCGSLRGLFHAAPEDLADVQGMSPSVNVLLSVWREFWSRVQEGLIQDREVFSHPRIVADFAIARLGRERTEQFWVALVDNKNRLVHWQRVSQGTVDQTPVYPREILRLVLQHQASGLILVHNHPGGDPKPSVQDQELTKKMQRAAQEMDIRVLDHIVVTDHDYFSFQAQGLL
- a CDS encoding two-component system sensor histidine kinase NtrB yields the protein MTWFPTDRIDCPHFLRDLLTSSPQALFVCEPDGVILVANPGTETMFGHGAQSMTGKRLSMLFTPEDQDILYPNLLHLVEEKGAVDEQAMLLRRSGTRFMAMLHLRGYEHPRGRLLLAHILDIDHEKQMEKLLQEIGYQDLLRVANGVGHEIRNPLLIIGGYLRKMYTSCKTTDEDDTSYHCILDNLKKIENIVRKIDFFTNPPKPAFFSAPAELVVEMGVSIFSEKLEASGVRCLIEVEPANLLMDQNLISRTLSILMENAADALHDGGEIRVTGATREPWYVFSVQDTGPGIPEADIASIFQPFFSTKTHSAGIDLAILKRIVDSHQGKVEVFSNVDKGTRFDLFLPLERRRLIRRENLAERASPSELD